A window of the Acidovorax sp. YS12 genome harbors these coding sequences:
- the acnA gene encoding aconitate hydratase AcnA: MSSRQMTFHPQDTLRTLAIDGEPAGQFHSLAALEAQGFGAISRLPHTLRVLLESILRNIDGASVQEHHLRQLAAWQPKGKRTDEIPFVVARVIAPDSSGVPLLADLAAMRDAAAQLGMAPADIEPMVPVDLVVDHSILVEHAGSKDALRLNMELEYQRNAERYSFLKWAAGAFKGIRIFPPGAGIVHQLNMERLARGVHRNAQGVYHFDSLLGTDSHTPMINGVGVLGWGVGGIEAEAAMLGQPMYLVAPDVVGVELTGAPQPGVLATDIVLTVVQALRAKKVVGKFVEFFGDGAAGLTGPDRATISNMAPEYGATAAFFPVDDNTLSYLKTVGRTPRELAALRAYFEAQGMFGMPARGTIDYSDTVHIDLGAVVPSVAGPSRPQDRIALTGLKQAVGQLLPEGASRDQGRAGLQHGDVVLAAITSCTNTSNARLMLAAGLLARKAVEKGLRSAAHVKTSFTPGSRVVPAYLRAAGLEPFLDALGFQAVGYGCATCMGNSGPLAPEIMAQIQEGGLTVAAVLSGNRNFEARIHQAIKANFLMSPPLVVAFAIAGRSDLDPATEPLGQGADGQPVYLRDIWPSAEELEEVLPFAQDPRHVLEIQARKPADPLWDSLPAPTGDLFTWEDGSTYLKRPPFFDGVDARLPEATGIRGARALAILGDSVTTDHINPGGEIPPSSESGQYLMSLGVRPEDFNSYISRRAQDKVMVRSSFAHLRIRNLMAGGEQGSITLHQPGGERMSIFAAATRYAADGVPMLVFAGEEYGNGSSRDWAAKGPRLLGVCAVIARSFERIHRSNLVGMGILPLEFMHGASAQSLGLAGDEVFDLVGDVGGVHTGQVLDLVIQRRNGDRTTVPLRARIDSAIEEAYYRHGGILPYVLRQRLARHQGLPEAA, translated from the coding sequence ATTTCCTCCCGCCAGATGACATTCCACCCCCAAGACACCCTGCGCACGCTCGCCATCGACGGAGAACCGGCGGGCCAGTTCCATTCCCTGGCCGCGCTCGAAGCGCAGGGGTTCGGCGCCATTTCCCGGCTTCCGCACACGCTGCGCGTGCTGCTGGAGTCCATCCTGCGCAACATCGACGGCGCCAGCGTGCAGGAGCACCACCTGCGCCAGCTCGCCGCGTGGCAGCCGAAGGGCAAGCGCACGGACGAAATCCCGTTCGTGGTGGCGCGCGTCATCGCGCCCGACTCCTCCGGCGTGCCGCTGCTGGCCGACCTGGCGGCCATGCGCGATGCCGCCGCGCAACTGGGCATGGCGCCGGCCGACATCGAACCCATGGTGCCGGTGGACCTGGTGGTGGACCATTCCATCCTGGTCGAGCATGCCGGCAGCAAGGATGCCCTGCGCCTGAACATGGAGCTGGAGTACCAGCGCAACGCCGAGCGCTACTCCTTCCTGAAATGGGCGGCGGGCGCCTTCAAGGGCATCCGCATCTTTCCGCCGGGGGCCGGCATCGTGCACCAGTTGAACATGGAGCGCCTGGCGCGCGGCGTGCATCGCAACGCGCAGGGCGTGTACCACTTCGACTCGCTGCTCGGCACCGACAGCCACACGCCCATGATCAACGGCGTGGGCGTGCTGGGCTGGGGCGTGGGCGGCATCGAGGCCGAGGCGGCCATGCTGGGCCAGCCGATGTACCTGGTCGCGCCCGACGTGGTGGGCGTGGAACTGACCGGCGCCCCGCAGCCCGGCGTGCTGGCCACCGACATCGTGCTCACCGTGGTGCAGGCGCTGCGCGCCAAAAAAGTGGTGGGCAAGTTCGTCGAATTCTTTGGCGACGGCGCCGCGGGCCTGACCGGGCCGGACCGCGCCACCATCTCCAACATGGCGCCGGAATACGGCGCCACGGCAGCCTTCTTTCCGGTTGATGACAACACCCTGAGCTACCTGAAAACGGTGGGCCGCACGCCCCGGGAGCTGGCGGCGCTGCGCGCGTACTTCGAGGCCCAGGGCATGTTCGGCATGCCCGCGCGCGGCACCATCGACTACAGCGACACGGTGCACATCGACCTGGGCGCGGTGGTGCCCAGCGTGGCCGGCCCGTCCCGCCCGCAGGACCGCATTGCGCTCACCGGCCTGAAGCAGGCCGTGGGCCAACTGCTCCCCGAGGGCGCGTCCCGCGACCAGGGCCGGGCCGGGTTGCAGCACGGCGACGTGGTGCTGGCCGCCATCACCTCCTGCACCAACACGTCGAACGCGCGGCTGATGCTCGCCGCCGGGCTGCTGGCGCGCAAGGCAGTGGAAAAGGGGCTGCGCAGCGCCGCCCACGTCAAGACCTCCTTCACGCCGGGCTCCCGCGTGGTGCCGGCCTACCTGCGCGCGGCGGGGCTGGAGCCGTTCCTCGACGCGCTGGGCTTCCAGGCCGTGGGCTACGGCTGCGCCACCTGCATGGGCAACTCCGGCCCGCTGGCGCCGGAGATCATGGCGCAGATCCAGGAGGGCGGCCTCACGGTCGCCGCCGTGCTGTCGGGCAACCGCAATTTCGAGGCGCGCATCCACCAGGCCATCAAGGCCAACTTCCTGATGAGCCCGCCCCTGGTGGTGGCGTTCGCCATCGCGGGCCGCAGCGACCTCGACCCCGCGACCGAGCCCCTGGGCCAGGGCGCCGATGGCCAGCCCGTCTACCTGCGCGACATCTGGCCGAGCGCCGAGGAGCTGGAAGAGGTCCTGCCCTTCGCCCAGGACCCGCGCCATGTGCTGGAGATCCAGGCGCGTAAGCCGGCGGACCCCTTGTGGGACAGCCTGCCGGCCCCCACGGGCGACCTGTTCACGTGGGAGGACGGTTCGACCTACCTGAAGCGCCCGCCGTTCTTCGACGGCGTGGACGCGCGGCTGCCCGAGGCCACCGGCATCCGGGGCGCGCGCGCCCTCGCCATCCTGGGCGACTCGGTGACGACCGACCACATCAACCCCGGCGGGGAGATTCCGCCGTCCTCGGAGTCGGGCCAGTACCTGATGTCCCTGGGCGTGCGGCCGGAGGACTTCAACAGCTACATCTCGCGGCGCGCGCAGGACAAGGTGATGGTGCGCAGCAGCTTCGCGCACCTGCGTATCCGCAACCTCATGGCGGGCGGCGAGCAGGGCAGCATCACGCTGCACCAGCCCGGCGGCGAGCGCATGAGTATCTTCGCCGCGGCGACCCGGTACGCGGCCGACGGCGTGCCCATGCTCGTGTTCGCCGGGGAGGAGTACGGCAACGGCTCCAGCCGCGACTGGGCGGCCAAGGGGCCGCGGCTGCTTGGCGTGTGCGCCGTCATTGCCCGCAGCTTCGAGCGCATCCACCGCAGCAACCTGGTCGGCATGGGCATTCTTCCGCTCGAATTCATGCACGGCGCCAGCGCGCAGTCACTCGGCCTGGCGGGCGATGAGGTGTTCGACCTGGTTGGCGATGTGGGCGGCGTGCACACCGGGCAGGTCCTCGACCTGGTGATCCAGCGGCGCAACGGCGACCGGACCACGGTGCCCTTGCGCGCGCGGATCGACTCCGCGATCGAGGAGGCCTACTACCGCCACGGCGGCATCCTGCCCTACGTGCTGCGGCAGCGGCTGGCGCGCCACCAGGGCCTGCCGGAGGCCGCGTAG
- a CDS encoding isocitrate lyase/PEP mutase family protein, producing the protein MSTRKQLKQLVEARNGLLVPGAFNALSAKVIADLGFQAIYVTGAGVTNMWFGMPDQGFMGLHEIADHTARIRDAVDVPLIVDADTGFGNALNVVHTVRTLERAGADCIQLEDQVAPKRCGHFSGKEVISTEEAVSKIKAAVDARRDPDFLIMARTDAAATHGFEAAVERAQKFAEAGADILFVEAVTKPEEVRALPQRLAKPQLMNMVIGGKTPIFNAEQLGELGFGIVLYANAALQGAVMGMQKALTTLRDAKEVQESSGLVTPFAERQRLVSKHEWDALEKRYT; encoded by the coding sequence ATGTCCACCCGCAAGCAACTCAAGCAACTCGTCGAGGCCCGCAACGGCCTGCTCGTTCCGGGCGCGTTCAACGCGCTGTCGGCCAAGGTGATCGCCGACCTGGGCTTCCAGGCCATCTACGTGACCGGCGCGGGCGTGACCAATATGTGGTTCGGCATGCCGGACCAGGGCTTCATGGGCCTGCACGAAATCGCCGACCACACGGCGCGCATCCGCGACGCGGTGGACGTGCCGCTCATCGTCGATGCCGACACGGGCTTTGGCAACGCGCTGAACGTGGTCCACACCGTGCGCACGCTGGAGCGCGCCGGGGCCGACTGCATCCAGCTCGAAGACCAGGTGGCGCCCAAGCGCTGCGGCCACTTCAGCGGCAAGGAAGTGATTTCCACCGAGGAAGCGGTGAGCAAGATCAAGGCCGCCGTCGATGCGCGGCGCGACCCCGATTTCCTCATCATGGCGCGCACCGACGCCGCCGCCACGCACGGCTTCGAGGCCGCCGTGGAGCGCGCGCAGAAGTTCGCCGAGGCGGGCGCCGACATCCTCTTCGTCGAGGCCGTGACCAAGCCTGAGGAAGTGCGCGCGCTGCCGCAGCGCCTGGCGAAGCCCCAGCTCATGAACATGGTGATCGGCGGCAAGACGCCGATCTTCAACGCCGAGCAGCTGGGCGAACTCGGCTTCGGCATCGTGCTGTACGCCAACGCCGCGCTGCAGGGCGCGGTGATGGGCATGCAAAAGGCGCTGACCACGCTGCGCGACGCCAAGGAAGTGCAGGAATCGAGCGGCCTTGTCACCCCGTTCGCCGAGCGCCAGCGCTTGGTCAGCAAGCACGAATGGGACGCGCTGGAAAAGCGCTACACCTGA
- the prpF gene encoding 2-methylaconitate cis-trans isomerase PrpF translates to MQHLPQIRIPATYLRGGTSKGVFFRLQDLPEAARQPGPARDKLFQRVIGSPDPYGAQIDGMGGATSSTSKCVILSKSTRAGHDVDYLYGQVSIDKDFVDWSGNCGNLSTAAGAFAIHAGLVEAGRIPDHGVCVVRIWQANIGKTIIAHVPVAGGQVQETGGFELDGVTFPAAEIVLEFMDPSDDGDEGGAMFPTGNLVDTLEVPGVGNFPATMINAGIPTVFVNAADIGYQGTELREDINGDPAQLARFEKIRVAGALRMGLIQTPEEAATRQHTPKIAFVSPPKDYTASSGKTIAAADVDLLVRALSMGKLHHAMMGTCAVAIGTAAAIPGTLVNLAAGGGERAAVRFGHPSGTLRVGAEAKQDNGQWTVTKAVMSRSARILMEGWVRVPG, encoded by the coding sequence ATCCAGCACCTTCCCCAGATCCGCATCCCCGCCACCTACCTGCGCGGGGGCACCAGCAAGGGCGTGTTCTTCCGCCTGCAGGACCTGCCCGAGGCCGCGCGCCAGCCCGGCCCGGCGCGCGACAAGCTGTTCCAGCGCGTCATCGGCAGCCCCGACCCGTACGGCGCGCAGATCGACGGCATGGGCGGGGCCACCTCCAGCACCAGCAAGTGCGTCATCCTGAGCAAGAGCACGCGCGCCGGGCATGACGTGGACTACCTCTACGGGCAGGTGTCCATCGACAAGGACTTCGTCGACTGGAGCGGCAACTGCGGCAACCTCTCCACCGCCGCCGGGGCGTTCGCTATCCACGCGGGCCTGGTGGAGGCGGGCCGCATCCCGGACCACGGCGTGTGCGTGGTGCGCATCTGGCAGGCCAACATCGGCAAGACCATCATTGCCCACGTGCCCGTGGCGGGCGGCCAGGTGCAGGAAACCGGCGGCTTCGAGCTGGACGGCGTGACCTTTCCGGCTGCCGAAATCGTGCTGGAGTTCATGGACCCGTCGGACGATGGCGACGAGGGCGGGGCCATGTTCCCCACGGGCAACCTGGTCGATACGCTGGAGGTGCCGGGCGTCGGCAATTTCCCCGCCACCATGATCAACGCGGGCATTCCCACCGTGTTCGTCAACGCCGCCGATATCGGCTACCAGGGCACGGAGCTGCGCGAGGACATCAACGGCGACCCGGCGCAACTGGCGCGGTTCGAAAAAATCCGCGTCGCCGGCGCGCTGCGCATGGGCCTCATCCAGACCCCCGAGGAAGCCGCCACGCGCCAGCACACGCCCAAGATCGCTTTCGTTAGCCCGCCCAAGGACTACACCGCCTCCAGCGGTAAAACCATCGCGGCGGCGGATGTGGACCTGCTGGTGCGCGCCCTGTCCATGGGCAAGCTGCACCACGCCATGATGGGCACCTGCGCCGTGGCCATCGGCACGGCGGCGGCCATTCCCGGCACGCTGGTGAACCTGGCGGCGGGCGGCGGCGAACGCGCGGCGGTGCGCTTCGGCCACCCCTCCGGCACCCTGCGCGTGGGCGCCGAGGCGAAACAGGACAACGGCCAGTGGACGGTCACCAAGGCCGTGATGAGCCGCAGCGCCCGCATCCTCATGGAAGGCTGGGTGAGGGTACCTGGCTAG
- the acnD gene encoding Fe/S-dependent 2-methylisocitrate dehydratase AcnD: MTNTAHRKPLPGTSLQYFDAREAVDALQPGAWARLPYTARVHAENLVRRADPAQLAGYLRQLIERKREIDFPWFPVRVVCHDILGQTALVDLAGLRDAIAKEGGDPAAVNPVVPVQLIVDHSLAVECGGFDPDAFRKNREIEDRRNEDRFHFIEWTKKAFANVDVIPAGNGIMHQINLEKMSPVVYVQKDGEGSVVFPDTCVGTDSHTPHVDALGVIAVGVGGLEAENVMLGRASWMRLPDIVGVRLTGKRQPGITATDIALALTEFLRKEKVVGAYVEFFGEGADSLSIGDRATISNMCPEYGATAALFFIDAQTTAYLRLTDRSPEQVQLVETYAKAAGFWADDLKTAEYERVLAFDLSSVVRNMAGPSNPHRRLPTSALVDRGIAGAIKLEMARAEEAEGLMPDGAVIIAAITSCTNTSNPRNVIAAALLARNANRLGLVRKPWVKTSLAPGSKAVELYLKEANLLGDLEKLGFGIVAFACTTCNGMSGALDPKIQQEIIDRDLYATAVLSGNRNFDGRIHPYAKQAFLASPPLVVAYAIAGTVRFDIENDVLKVVDGKEIRLKDIWPSDEEIDAIVARAVKPEQFRAVYEPMFAIRKDDGEKAAPQYDWRPQSTYIRRPPYWDTEGVGALAAFPRTLKGMRPLALLPDNITTDHLSPSNAILLDSAAGEYLHKMGLPEEDFNSYATHRGDHLTAMRATFANPQLVNEMAVVDGQVKKGSLARIEPEGKVVRMWEAIEAYLNRRQPLIIIAGADYGQGSSRDWAAKGVRLAGVETVVAEGFERIHRTNLIGMGVLPLEFKPGVNRLTLQLDGTETYDVEGKLEPRADLTLVIHRQNGQTDRVATTCRLDTAEEVSVYEAGGVLQRFAQDFLASNRA; this comes from the coding sequence CCGCCCACCGCAAACCCCTTCCCGGCACGTCCCTGCAGTACTTCGACGCGCGCGAGGCCGTCGATGCCCTCCAACCCGGCGCCTGGGCCAGGCTGCCCTACACGGCGCGCGTGCACGCCGAGAACCTGGTGCGCCGCGCCGACCCGGCGCAGTTGGCCGGCTACCTGCGCCAGCTCATCGAGCGCAAGCGCGAGATCGACTTTCCGTGGTTCCCCGTGCGCGTGGTGTGCCACGACATCCTGGGCCAGACCGCGCTGGTCGATCTGGCGGGCCTGCGCGACGCGATTGCGAAGGAGGGCGGCGACCCGGCTGCCGTCAATCCCGTGGTGCCGGTGCAGTTGATCGTCGATCACTCGCTGGCCGTGGAGTGCGGCGGCTTCGACCCCGACGCCTTCCGCAAGAACCGCGAGATCGAGGACCGCCGCAACGAGGACCGCTTCCACTTCATCGAGTGGACGAAGAAGGCCTTCGCCAACGTGGACGTGATCCCGGCGGGGAACGGGATCATGCACCAGATCAACCTGGAGAAGATGTCGCCCGTCGTGTACGTGCAGAAGGATGGAGAGGGCAGCGTGGTCTTCCCCGACACCTGCGTGGGCACCGACAGCCACACGCCGCACGTCGATGCGCTGGGCGTGATCGCCGTGGGCGTGGGCGGGCTGGAGGCCGAGAACGTGATGCTGGGCCGCGCCTCGTGGATGCGCCTGCCCGACATCGTGGGCGTCAGGCTCACCGGCAAGCGCCAGCCGGGCATCACCGCCACCGACATTGCCCTCGCGCTGACCGAATTCCTGCGCAAGGAGAAGGTCGTGGGTGCGTACGTGGAGTTCTTCGGCGAGGGCGCGGACAGCCTGTCGATCGGCGACCGCGCCACCATCTCGAACATGTGCCCCGAGTACGGCGCCACCGCCGCGCTGTTCTTCATCGATGCGCAGACCACGGCCTACCTGCGCCTGACCGACCGCAGCCCCGAACAGGTGCAGTTGGTGGAAACCTACGCCAAGGCCGCCGGCTTCTGGGCCGACGACCTGAAGACCGCCGAGTACGAGCGCGTGCTCGCGTTCGACCTCTCCAGCGTGGTGCGCAACATGGCCGGCCCGAGCAACCCGCACCGCCGCCTGCCCACCTCGGCACTGGTGGACCGCGGCATCGCCGGCGCCATCAAGCTCGAAATGGCCCGCGCCGAGGAGGCCGAGGGGCTGATGCCCGATGGCGCCGTGATCATCGCCGCCATCACCAGCTGCACCAACACCAGCAACCCGCGCAACGTCATCGCGGCCGCGCTGCTGGCGCGCAACGCGAACCGCCTGGGCCTGGTGCGCAAGCCCTGGGTCAAGACCTCGCTGGCGCCCGGCTCGAAGGCCGTGGAGCTGTATTTGAAGGAAGCGAACCTGCTCGGCGACCTGGAAAAGCTCGGCTTCGGCATCGTCGCCTTCGCTTGCACCACCTGCAACGGCATGAGCGGCGCGCTCGACCCCAAGATCCAGCAGGAGATCATCGACCGCGACCTGTACGCCACGGCCGTGCTCTCGGGCAACCGCAACTTCGACGGGCGCATCCACCCGTATGCCAAGCAGGCGTTCCTGGCCTCGCCGCCGCTGGTGGTGGCCTATGCGATCGCGGGCACGGTGCGCTTCGACATCGAGAACGATGTGCTGAAGGTGGTGGATGGCAAGGAGATCCGCCTCAAGGACATCTGGCCCAGCGACGAGGAGATCGACGCCATCGTCGCCCGCGCCGTCAAGCCCGAGCAGTTCCGCGCCGTGTACGAGCCCATGTTCGCCATCCGCAAGGACGACGGTGAAAAGGCGGCGCCGCAGTACGACTGGCGCCCGCAGTCCACCTACATCCGCCGCCCGCCGTACTGGGACACGGAAGGCGTGGGCGCGCTGGCGGCCTTTCCGCGCACGCTCAAGGGCATGCGCCCGCTGGCCCTGCTGCCCGACAACATCACCACCGACCACCTGTCGCCGTCCAACGCCATCCTGCTGGACAGCGCTGCGGGCGAGTACCTGCACAAGATGGGCCTGCCGGAGGAGGACTTCAACTCCTACGCCACGCACCGCGGCGACCACCTGACCGCGATGCGCGCCACCTTCGCCAACCCGCAGCTCGTCAACGAGATGGCCGTGGTCGATGGCCAGGTGAAGAAGGGGTCGCTGGCGCGCATCGAGCCCGAGGGCAAGGTGGTGCGCATGTGGGAGGCCATCGAGGCGTACCTGAACCGCCGCCAGCCGCTCATCATCATCGCCGGCGCCGACTACGGCCAGGGCTCCAGCCGCGACTGGGCTGCCAAGGGCGTGCGCCTGGCGGGCGTGGAGACGGTGGTGGCCGAGGGTTTCGAGCGCATCCACCGCACCAACCTCATCGGCATGGGCGTGCTGCCGCTGGAGTTCAAGCCGGGCGTGAACCGCCTGACGCTGCAGCTCGACGGCACCGAGACCTACGATGTGGAAGGCAAGCTGGAGCCGCGCGCCGACCTCACGCTGGTCATCCACCGCCAAAACGGCCAGACCGACCGCGTGGCCACCACCTGCCGCCTCGACACCGCCGAGGAAGTCTCGGTCTACGAAGCGGGCGGCGTGCTGCAGCGCTTCGCGCAAGACTTCTTGGCATCCAATCGGGCTTGA